The Verrucomicrobiales bacterium genomic interval CGCAGTAGGTTTTTGCGAAAACCGAGGCGTGAGGAGCGAGCGTATTGAGCGAAATACGTAAGCAACGAACAACGAAGGATTTCGCAAAAAGATCAAGCAAACGCGTGCTGAACGACTGCATGGATTGGGCTAAAGGCGGAACTACGTACAAAAGACCAAGCCCCACCCGGAACTAATCACACCCATCCCGTCCCGGTCACGGATTTGGCCGTTGACACCCCGTCTATCCCCTCGTATTTTGCCCCTCTGACGCGAGGTAGTCCCCGACGATGAACGTCGACGAATTGACCCGCGATTATTGTGGAAGGAAGTGACTACGAGTGACTGAGATCAGACTCAAAAAAGGCGAATCAGTAGAAAAGGCCCTGCGACGATTGAAAAAGAAGATCGATCGCGAAGGGACTCTGAAAGAAGTGCGGAACCACCGCCATTTCGAGAAGCCTAGCGAGAAAAAGCGCCGCAAGATGAAAGCGGCCCGATTCTCCGCCATGCTGAGCGCCCGCTACGCGGACCTCTAAACTTCCCCATGGAATTTTCAACGGCCGGGTGTGTTTCCCTCCGAGGCACATCCGGCCGCTTTTTTTGGCTCCATCGTCCCTCACCTCAAGTAGCCTCGTGAGTTCGCCCGGCTTCCAGTCACCTCACGAGACGGGTGGATCCCCTGCCCCCAAAACCCGTCCCTGGCTGAAAGTCGGCTTGCAACTCACGGCCGGCGCATTGTTCTTAGCCTGGGTGTTTCACGCGATTTTCTATTCCGAAGCCCTCCAGCTCATGGATGCCTCGGAATTGGCGAAGCTGACCCGAGTCGAGCGATGGAAATTTGCCTGGACCGAGGGTCCCGGTCGGCTGGCCAAGACATTGAGCACCATCACTCCCGGAGCATTCCTGACCTCGCTGGTCGTCATGGGCTGCATCCTGCTGACCGGTGTGGCCCGGTGGAGAATGGTCCTGCGTGTGCACGGCCTCCTGCTTCCTTGGTCGCGGGCCATCGAAATCAGCCTGGTCAGCCACTTCTTTAACTCTTTCCTCCTGGGCTCGGCTGGCGGCGACGTGATGCGCGCCATCTACACCGCACGGGATACCCATCACAAGAAAACCGAGGCTGTCGTCACCGTGTTCATCGACCGGATCCTCGGGCTCTGGGGACTGCTGCTCTTTGGATGTCTCCTCATGGTTCCCAACTGGGACCTAATCACTCGTCACCACTACCTCCGGCTGAGCTGCCTGGTTGTCATCGCGATGACCGCAGCTTGCAGCGGCCTTGTGCTGGTCTCCCTGCGCAGCGGGCTGACCAAGGGATGGAAAGGAGCGCGCGACTTTCTGCGACGTCTTCCCAAGGGGCCTGCCTTGGAGCGGTCACTGGATGCCTGCCGCCGGTTTGGACAGGAACCCCTGTTCGTGAGCCGCACCCTCGCCGTCTCCATGGTGTTGAATCTTCTCTGTGTCCTGCACGTGCAGGTTGTGGCGAATGGCCTCAACATTCCGCTAGCTCCCCTTCTCACCGCCCTCATCGTCCCCGTAATCACCGCTCTCATTGCGATGCCCATCACTCCCAGCGGGTTAGGCATGAGGGAAAACTTCTTCGTGTATCTCCTCTGTGACAAAGCAGTTGGGATCGATGCCACGGCCGCGCTTTCACTGTCCTTGCTGGTGTACGCCGGAAGTCTCTTTTGGAGCCTGGTGGGTGGCGTGGTCTATCTGCGGTTCCGTCGACAGCACTCGCTCTTGGATCCCTCGGCGGAACAAGCGGAAGCCGAGGCCCTCTCGCGCGAGTTGGAAACTCCAGATCGATCTTGATTTTTGTAACCCGACGCGAGATCAAGTGTCCTATTCTGGTGTGACCAGCGTCCGCGCTCCCAGGACGAGCCAGGGCTGGAATCGCCGCTATGAACGCATCCTTTGAGACCACCCGACACGACGCCCGGCGGCCGCAACGCATCCGCGCTTGGGTCGATTCCAGGGGATTCATGACCACGATCGTTCTCGTTCTTCTTCTCTCACTGGAACGTGTCGGGCGGGCGGCGACGGCGTTGTCCGACCCCACTGCCTCTGTGTTCCAGGAAGGCGTCGTAAACCGACTGATACTGGACATTCCACCGGAGGGCATGAAGGTTCTCGGCCGATACCACCAGGTCCCCGGTCAACCGCGGCCGGCACGGGAGGATGTGCGGGTCACGGTTCGAGAGGGTGGGCGGGTTTATACCAACGTCGCTGTCCATCTCAAAGGCTCCTACAGTTATCAGGACCTGGACGCCAAACCTTCCTTGACGCTCAACTTCGACAAGTTTGCCCCCGGCCAAACCTTTCATGGCCTGGACAAAATCCATCTCAACAACTCCATTCAGGATCCCACGTATCTTTCGGAGAGAATTTCCCGAGAATTATTTCAATCCGCAGGGGTGCCAACAGCGCGCGTCGGCTACGCGAAAGTTCGCCTGAACGATCGGGAACTCGGGCTTTATGTTTTGGTGGAAGGGTACAACAAGCGTTTCGTGAAGCGGCATTTCCCGTCGGCCAAAGGGAACCTCTACGACGGGGGATCAGGTAATGACATCACCAAATCTCTGGAGGCAGACGCCGGGGAGAATCGAACCAACCGAGCGGACCTGATTCAACTGGCAGCCGCCTGTCGGGAAAAGGGGGCATCGAATCGGATGGCCGCACTGGAACGAATCCTGGATGTCGACCGCTTTTTGTCCTTCGCGGCCACCGAACTGCTCCTCCAACACTGGGATGGCTATTGCCTGGGACCTAATAACTTTCGGATTTTTCATGATGTTTCCCAAGGTCGGATGGTATTCATGCCCCATGGACTGGATCAGATCCTCGGTGCCGGGCTGTCCCCGCCGAAGGTATTAACCCCCAAATGGGATGGACTGGTAGCTCGCGGTCTCCTGAGCTTGCCGGAAGGTCGCCGGCGATTTCTGGATCGGGTGGAGCAGGTGTTCACCAATCACTTCATCGAGCAAAAGCTGCTGGCTCGGGTGGACCAACTCGCGACTCAGGTCCGCGACTCCGGCGCACTTGGACTGGTGGAACGGTTTCGCTATGCGGCTCTCGTGGAAGGCTTCAAATCGAGGATCACCCGCCGGACAGCCGAGGTTCGCTCCCAACTGGCGAATCGGGAGGTGCCCCTGGCACTGGAACCAGACGTCCCGTATCGCCTCCGAGGCTGGAAGTTCCGTGAATCGGCAAACTCACCCGTCACCGGCCAAACCATCAATGAGGGGGAAAAAAGACTACTCGAGGTTCAAGTCCAGAGCACCTGGGTCGCCGGGTCGTGGCGCAGAAGCATTTTTCTGGACGGTGGCAAGTATGAGTTCAGTGGCTTGGGCCGGGTGGAGGGTCTCGTGGCCGGCGCGACGAACAGCGGGGTGATCCTGAGAATTTCGGGCGAGCGGGAGGCGGGGCCGTTGGCCACCTCAGAAACGTGGGTTCCGTTGCGCTATGGCTTTGAAACCCTAGGGCCGGCCGAAGTGGAATTCATTTGTGAGTTTAGAGGTGCCACCGGGCGTGGGCTTTTCGACGCCAGTTCCCTGAAACTGCGAAAGCTGCCCAACTCACCGCCAGCGGAATCGAGGATCCCCTAGGGTGATGAGCGAAGGATTGCGAAGCTGAGGTTTGTTGTAGGACAAGGGCACTCCGTCCAAGTCAGCCACCATCCCCCCGGCCGCCTCCACGACACACTGAGCTGCTCCCGTGTCCCATTCCATGGTCGGGATGTCTCGAAGGTAAACGTCGGCTGCCCCTTCCGCCACCAGGCAGAATTTGAGCGAACTTCCCATGCTCGAGGTTTGGGCTTTCGGAAACCGAGCGAGCAACTCCGCCACCTGAGGCCCGGCGTGGTCTCGGCTGGCCACGATGGTCAGACGGTCAGGGTCGGGTATTCGGACTCGGATCTCCACCGGAAGCGCACGACCGCACCGCTTCAGCGCCTTTCCCCCTCGCTCCGCCCAATACCACTGCTCCAGCACCGGGGCATAAACCACTCCGAGGACCGGAACACCCTGGTCAATCAGGGCGATGTTGATCGTAAACTCTCCCGACTGCTTCAAGAATTCCTTGGTGCCATCGAGAGGATCAATCAGCCAAAAGCGGCTCCAGGCCTGGCGAGTGGAATAGTCGATGGCTTCCGATTCCTCAGAAAGGACCGGATAGGAGGGATCCAGACGGCACAACTCCCGAGCGAGCAGCTCATGAGACGCCAGATCGGCCGCCGTGAGCGGCGACTGATCCGCTTTGGCGCTCGCCGTCACGCGACCGTAGTGCTTCAGCACCTCAGTTCCGGCCTCGGCGGCGATCTTTAGAATGGAATCGATCATGGAACGAGAACCCTCAAGCGCCCTCACCAGCCCCGGGGACTGCTGAGACCGGCGACCTAGGAGGAAGAATCAACGTTTGATCGGAGCGGCGGAATCCAACAAAGCCGGCAGCACCTTCTCGTTGGCGAAGCGGACATCCTCCGGAAAATCAATCTCTGTCCAAGGCAACCCGGTCACATCCTCGTGGCCAAACAAGCCGTTCCGGACCATCGCGCGAATCACCTCATCGTACGAATCCATCCGGCCAGCGCCGGACTCCCGGGAACGGGTCTCAGCGACCAGGGCCGCAATATCCTCCTGAGCCACTTTGAAAAATCCAATCGACTCGCCGAGCTGATCCGCCTCGCCCCGCCAGCGCTTGACGAAATCGAAGGGGCGTCCCGCATTGATCGGGACCAGCACCGGATCGTCATCCGCCGCCGAGTAACCCCGATCAACCAGCAGAGCAGTGCGGTGCGGCGAGCTGATCAGCCTAGCCAACATCTCCCGTCCGTAGAGCACATCCCCGTCCAATAACAGCGCGCTGGGACCGGAGGCCTCGACCTGAGGCAGGGACACAGCCATGCTGAGAACGCTGCCTTCCTGGAAGTCAGGGTTGTAGATCTCCTCGATATCCACGCTGTAGCGGGCCGCCAATTCGAAGATGGCCGCTTGCATCATCGGCCGTAGAAAACCGGTGATAACCCGAATGCGGTCCACACCCACTTCCCGGAGGCGAATGACATGCCATTCCAGCAGGCTGCGGCCGCCAAACTCGATCAAGAGTTTGGGGCGATTCTGGGCGGCCGGGCCGAGACGCGTCGCACGTCCAGCGGCGTAGATGAAGGCGTTCATAGGTCAAGGATGCCGTGTTGCAGTTTATCGGACGAGACTAATTATTTCGTGGAGCCTGTGAGATCGTCCCACTTCCCCAG includes:
- a CDS encoding flippase-like domain-containing protein, translating into MSSPGFQSPHETGGSPAPKTRPWLKVGLQLTAGALFLAWVFHAIFYSEALQLMDASELAKLTRVERWKFAWTEGPGRLAKTLSTITPGAFLTSLVVMGCILLTGVARWRMVLRVHGLLLPWSRAIEISLVSHFFNSFLLGSAGGDVMRAIYTARDTHHKKTEAVVTVFIDRILGLWGLLLFGCLLMVPNWDLITRHHYLRLSCLVVIAMTAACSGLVLVSLRSGLTKGWKGARDFLRRLPKGPALERSLDACRRFGQEPLFVSRTLAVSMVLNLLCVLHVQVVANGLNIPLAPLLTALIVPVITALIAMPITPSGLGMRENFFVYLLCDKAVGIDATAALSLSLLVYAGSLFWSLVGGVVYLRFRRQHSLLDPSAEQAEAEALSRELETPDRS
- the cysQ gene encoding 3'(2'),5'-bisphosphate nucleotidase CysQ, translated to MIDSILKIAAEAGTEVLKHYGRVTASAKADQSPLTAADLASHELLARELCRLDPSYPVLSEESEAIDYSTRQAWSRFWLIDPLDGTKEFLKQSGEFTINIALIDQGVPVLGVVYAPVLEQWYWAERGGKALKRCGRALPVEIRVRIPDPDRLTIVASRDHAGPQVAELLARFPKAQTSSMGSSLKFCLVAEGAADVYLRDIPTMEWDTGAAQCVVEAAGGMVADLDGVPLSYNKPQLRNPSLITLGDPRFRWR
- a CDS encoding phosphocholine cytidylyltransferase family protein, whose amino-acid sequence is MNAFIYAAGRATRLGPAAQNRPKLLIEFGGRSLLEWHVIRLREVGVDRIRVITGFLRPMMQAAIFELAARYSVDIEEIYNPDFQEGSVLSMAVSLPQVEASGPSALLLDGDVLYGREMLARLISSPHRTALLVDRGYSAADDDPVLVPINAGRPFDFVKRWRGEADQLGESIGFFKVAQEDIAALVAETRSRESGAGRMDSYDEVIRAMVRNGLFGHEDVTGLPWTEIDFPEDVRFANEKVLPALLDSAAPIKR
- the rpsU gene encoding 30S ribosomal protein S21; the encoded protein is MTEIRLKKGESVEKALRRLKKKIDREGTLKEVRNHRHFEKPSEKKRRKMKAARFSAMLSARYADL
- a CDS encoding CotH kinase family protein, translated to MNASFETTRHDARRPQRIRAWVDSRGFMTTIVLVLLLSLERVGRAATALSDPTASVFQEGVVNRLILDIPPEGMKVLGRYHQVPGQPRPAREDVRVTVREGGRVYTNVAVHLKGSYSYQDLDAKPSLTLNFDKFAPGQTFHGLDKIHLNNSIQDPTYLSERISRELFQSAGVPTARVGYAKVRLNDRELGLYVLVEGYNKRFVKRHFPSAKGNLYDGGSGNDITKSLEADAGENRTNRADLIQLAAACREKGASNRMAALERILDVDRFLSFAATELLLQHWDGYCLGPNNFRIFHDVSQGRMVFMPHGLDQILGAGLSPPKVLTPKWDGLVARGLLSLPEGRRRFLDRVEQVFTNHFIEQKLLARVDQLATQVRDSGALGLVERFRYAALVEGFKSRITRRTAEVRSQLANREVPLALEPDVPYRLRGWKFRESANSPVTGQTINEGEKRLLEVQVQSTWVAGSWRRSIFLDGGKYEFSGLGRVEGLVAGATNSGVILRISGEREAGPLATSETWVPLRYGFETLGPAEVEFICEFRGATGRGLFDASSLKLRKLPNSPPAESRIP